CCTACCTTTTGTTTGTCAAAAAAGACCCTGCCTaaataggaaaataaaatatagactggataaaatataaaaccaacagaAGATATTTCTGTCATTGTTCACGATTGTCAagcaaaaataatatatctagtttctattaataaataaaagaagcaaaataaataaataaaaagttcctAAAATAGTCAATTTCTCGAAATTGgtttttaacattaaaaatgaAGTAACAGTCAGAGATATAATTACCATCCTAATCCATAATCAATATTGTTTAAATCTTGTAATTTAGGAAATGGAGATCTGATGAAAAACTTGATAAAAACATTTTGTGAAGGTAAGATTGGTCAAAAATCGACGATGTCATTAGACGAGTAATTTTGAATCAGCATAATAATAGTTTTCTTCTtgattaaagttttaaaatatttcctCCATGAAAAtttgatgtatattttatttatctgacatttttaaatatttgacgTGTTAAACAAGTTGAACAAGTTATCTGACGTGTATGTCAACTACTTGTTTTAACTTAAATGGAACCACCATAAGAAAATAAGGCATATTCTGACGGATATTTCCATAGTCGATATTATCATCGGACAATAGTGACTGTTTTCTGACGACATTCCGACGAAACATCTATCGTCGAAAATTTCTGATAAAATACCAAGAATATCCTACATATTATATAACTGTTATGGTTCGTCGGTATATTCTGACGTATTCCGAGAAAATATTTGATCATTGCCAAGGAAGAATACACcgtttcatattttaaaaattccgaCAGAATTCCAAATTGAAAAAGATTGTCGGAGTCCCGTCGGAATACCGTCGGATATTTTCCGCAAGCATTCACCTAACTCATtcttcattctctcttcactctctctAATAACAACAAATCCGAAAAAATCATGTCTTTTAGAAATTATTATCGTTGGTGGATGGATAAACCTCATTTGGATTCAAACACTGCAGTTTGGAAGATGATATTGCTGAAACTACCATTGTCTATCAGGATCTTCCTTACCAAGCAGTTCGCCACAGTAAGCGATATAACCAGAGCGTCATGATGTGGAGCAAAGacacttttttgttttttggctGTGAAGCTTATTTCATCGGTACCCATGAGTAAACGCTTGGGTTGGATCGATTCCAGACCATCTTTAGCATTCCGGGTACTTCTCTTAGCTGCTGCATGGCTGATACCGCTGATCTTCGAACCTCTAGATATGACGTGAATCACTCGGTCCTGTCGTGGCGGTGAAGCGGGAGCAGTTTTGGTGGGTCTCTCGGATGTTTCCTTGTTCAGGTGTCTCTTAGCCTTTTCGGAGAGTAACTCGCGGAGATGCTCCCTTTGGAGCAGTTCATTGACTCAATCCGTAGGGCGATGCAGTCCTCTGTCTTGTGCCCGTGATCACGGTGGAACTCACACCAGAAGTCTGGGTTCTGGAAAGAATCATGAGCCTTCATCTTCTGGGGCCACTTAACTTGTTGACCCATTTGCCTCAAGACATTGACTAGTTCCGGCTTGGAGATGGAGAGGTGGGAGATGTCAGGCCATGTGGACACAGACATCCCTTCCAGCTTGTCAGATGGTCGGCTTGTATACCTGCCCCGATTCTGGCTTCTGGAGTCCTTCACTGATCTCTGAGAGGTTCTCTCGTCCGGATCACTCATATTTGGTCTAGCGGTCTTCTGGTCTTGTTTCTGCTCCGTCTTGGTGCGGCTGACGACGTCTTCTTCCATTTTACCTGGGCCCATGCTCGAGACAGCACGTCTTCCATATTTTTGCAGGTGTATTTGGTGAGTTCTTTGTAGAGTTCTCCGTGAGGAAGGAGACCTCTCTTGAAGGCCAAGATCGATGTAGGGATACTGCACTCGGAGATTGCCATTCCTTGTTGAAGCGGGCTATGTAAGTGCGTAGAGACTCTGACCGATGCTGGAGGATCTCATAAAGATTGTCCGAGGTTTTCTCCAGGTCTTGGCTGCTCGCAAACTGCTCTACGAATTTGTCGCTGAGGATTGCGAAGGAGGATATGGACCTTATGGGCAGATTGATGTACCACTGGAGAGCGGGTCCGACCAAGGTTGAGCCGAATCCCTTGCAGATGGTTGCTTCGCGAGATTTCTCTTGGGAGTGCTACTGGCAGCATCCTTTGTTTGTATTGGGCGATGTGGTCTTCCATCGTACATCTTGATGTTTAGAAAAGAGAACTTCCTCGACATCTCTACTAAGGCGATCTCGTCTGCAAACGAAGATTCCGCATAAGAGTTGGGGTTGCTTTTTCAGATAGGAGGAGCCACTCCTGGAAGTCTTTCCACCAGAGATTGTATTGCGTCGAACTTCTTGGAGAACATCTGCTCTAGGTGGGCCGTCGCGGAAGGTCTCGCTCATGCTGCCCCTCCGGGTGCTTCCTGATCGGACTCAGGTTCAGAGTCGCTGTCTTCTATGTTGTGAACCTGGGAGGTTCCATTCTTTTCGCGGGTTGCCCCGTCTCTGTCGACTGTTGGGCGTGCAGCCTTGGCTCCGGAACTAGGTGTTGCTAGATCCTGCATAGGTCGGATCTTGGTCCTGAAGTAGTGCTTTTGTTACTTGTCGTGTTGAGAGCCTGGTTCTTGTCTCGGAGGGCAAGGTTTTCTGACTCGAGTTGGCTAAGCTTCTCGGCACTTTGCTCCAGGTATTTGGAGTGTTTGTTAAGCTTCTCCTTCAGGCCTTGCACTTCCAAAGAGAGCTCTGGATCGTCTGTAGCTCTTTCCCGAGCCTTGTGCAGCTCGGTGACTTGACTCTGTAGACCGTCGAGTTGTCTTTGAAGTTTGGCCTCTTTTTGGGTGGTTTCGGGTTGATTGCTTTGCTCATCCGCCGTCACCATCACGTAGTTTAGATTACTCCCTTCTTTCTAGCGCTAAATCGTTGGGAGATTTTTGTGTAAGTCCTTTTTGAGTACTACAGAACGAAGGACAAGCTTATAGATTTCGAGGTATCTATATTGATTTAGAGATATTTGTAAGAAACAATGGTAAAAGAGACGTTTTATTAAGTTAAAGAGCTGGAAGTACAATAGATTGGTGTATGAACCCTAGTCTAGCCGCCTAACTCTAATTTCTAAGTCTCGAAGTGTTTATGAGTTGATCCCCTGCTCTAGGGTTTTTTCGTCTTATATAGCCGTCCTGAGGTTGGTGTGAGCAAGAGGAATCCTTCCATATTCGAAAATATGGAAGGTTTTTCTTATCTGAAGTTTTACATTTCTCGGAGTAGGGAGTAGTTCTGGAGAGTAGTTCCCGGAGTAGTTCCTGAGTTCCTTTAAGTGAGGACCCGGGGTATTCTGTAAATGGAGACCCGGAGGTCTGGGTCCTGCCTGGAGCCTCGAGGAAAATGATACCGGAGTATATTTTTCCAACAAGACCATTGTAACAAAGAAGACGACTAACccatcaaaaaataaatatataaaccagcaaaaaaaataaatgttcttGAGATGGTTAACTATAATCGGCCACAAAAATCAATATTGGCCACACGATCTAAGAGGTGGCCGACCAGTCAAATCGAACCAAGGCACGTGGAGTTCAATTTCCCGAAATTCGCGGTAAGAACGAATAAGAGGATTTTTCCTTTTCGGTTtctcaaataaactaaaaaggCTGAAGGACAAATGTCGGACCCAATTTCGGTCAGTTCCTTTAATTAACGGGCCTAGACTAAAGACGTGGGCCGCGAACAGAGAAACCCATACCGAGCATGCGAGCTCAATACGAAGTCTTCGAGGATTTGGAGATCGCGGAAGAGGTTACGGAAACAAGGGATCAAGGAATCTAtaaaagaagaggagaaatcaaatttatatgtaagtttatagattttgagaaatttaaagtatataagaaattttaaaaatttaaaaataatttaaagggCTTATCCAAATCTGAACCGAACCTGCAAAGATCTTAACCAAATTCGAACGGAGATTTAGAAATACTCGAATAAGACTTAAATCTTTGATCTCAAAAACCCAAAACTCGAATAAACCCGAATGGATAACCGAACATCCACCTTAACTTTTAAGTTggaaattttaactaaaatgtTATCATGCATTCCTAAAACGCAGATCAAAATATAGTATAATACTTAACTTATCTGTATAATACAACATATTTATGCAAGatatttatgaataatacatgtttatatgtaaaatatactTGTACTAAAATTATAGATTTGTGATTAAATAGCAAATATGAtcacaaaaaatataatctatttatatataattcactTAACTTTCTCCAGGGCTTGCCACATCAGATTCCAGCCTGGAAACAAGAGCCTTCTTTGCTTGACACGTCAGATCATATAAGTGCTCGATATTTACAACAAATATCTCTTACTGGGCTCACGTTGGGCTTCGTCATTTAATTGAAACGAATGGAAACGAATGTCTGGCCCTAATAAGGAATAGAACGGAGGTCTTCGGTTTCATCGATGTTAATAAGGAATAGAACGGAGGTCTTCGGTTTCATCGATGTTGGTCTTCAGCGGCGATGGGATAATATACAGATATCTTCGATTTCAAAATGATAAGCTACAGATATGGCGATTGAGATTCGTAACGGCGGCGTCGTGTAACTCCCACTTTAACCCTTTGTCTTTAATGGTGATTACGACCTCTCCAGATGATCCTTCCAGTCATCGAATCGGGTATAAATATACACAAGCTTCCTCTATTTTGGTCGCGTTTTCTATATCTCTCTGCTCTTCCTCTCTAAATCGTATATCTCACGTGTTCTTGCCCTCCTGCTATGGCTAACTCTAATCTGTTTTTCTCTGACCTTAAGTCCGGTCGATGCTCAAAGGTTGTCGAAGCTAGGCTTCTGAGGTTCTGGGAAGCTCGGAACATCAAGCGTGGTGGGGAGCTCATGTGGATGGATTTGGTGATGGTGGACGTCAATGTAATTATTCTTTCCTCTATCTTCAAGTATCAATCTGTCCGATATATTCTGTTTGAATGTCCGACcgttctttattttatttttattttccgatCGCTCTTTATTCATATTATCCATATTGTTTAGGAAGACGAAGCCGTGATTTGTCCGATTTATCTGTATAATACAACATATTTATGCAAGatatttatgaataatacatgtttatatgtaaaatatactTGTACTAAAATTATAGATTTGTGATTAAATAGCAAATATGatcacaaaaaatataattatatatatttaaaggaTTATCAGTAACATTGTTAAGTTCGACATCTCATTTTGttactataaaatatatatgttttgaacaATATAAATTTGAGTGATGAAAGATCAATGATGGCGTTGGTTCGGAGAAACAAAAAGTGTTGTTTGTTTTAATAACAGATGACGTCACTttttaaaggaaacaaaatctTGTTCGTTAGATtgcataataattaaaataaacattaccATTAGATACaacttttttttcctaaaaaaatatgatatcagaagtttgatatatatagatagatttcTCAAAACTAAGGCAAGAATTTTATAAGGGACTTTTATAGATGAGCTTTTTTGTTCGGGTTTTGACTTGTGAGGGTCCAACTGAAACCCAGAAACAAGGATAAGGCTATATAAGAACATCAGCCGAAGTCCTAAATCGTTGAGAAACCCTAAATCGACAACAGCATCAACCGATATTTGGATGGAGATAGGGGGAGAGACGATAGTGCCGTGGCTCACAACAGAAGAGGGCATGTCTAACTATATGCGAATACTGAGGGAATCCAAGGTAGTCAAAGTTATTTAATCTTCAACTACtagtgttgtttttttttcttttggtaagaGATTGATTCAAAACATGGTTCtaaattataactaaaatatgcTGTGATAATGCGTCTCTCAGGGGTTCGATAGCTGTAGTTTGTTACTACCATGCATTTTTACAGTAACTGAAAACATCTGTAATAATCCACCTTGTTGTGCCCTTGTCCGCCTTTATGCTAAGATGGGTCTTCACGGTTACAATTTGTTCcaggtaaaaataaaataaaataaaacacttaCTTGTCCTCCTCTTTGCTCTTATTTTCtcatgctctctctctctctgttttttttttcttgatcaaTCAGGGGAAAAACTTGCAGTTCAGTGGCGTAAACAGATACAATAAGTCCTTTCGTCCTGCAACTTCATCTTACTACATAACCTTGGAAGCTAAGAATCCAACCATTGGTTTGGTTCAGACTTTTCAGACCACTGTGTCTGAAGTAAGTTTTGGCGAATTGATTTTGAGCTGCAAAGTTGCTAGACCTTATggtaaataaatattgttattttgtaTACAACAAGTCGATGTTACTAAATCATCATCCGTCTCGCTTATAGGGGAAACCAATACAATTCACATAGGTGAGGAAAACAAGAGAAACGATCAAATGTGTATCAGCCTTCTCGGACGTATGATGCCTAAATTGCCGCAACATAATCCATTCCAAAAAACAAAGCGATCTTACGTGGTAAGAAGATTGATTAGGATCGcccatatatatacatgatcaGTTGATAtatttgctttttcttttgcagCTGAATAAATCAGAGCTACAAGACAATGATTGTATCTCTCTGTATCTCGAACTTGCAATTGCCACGACTAATAGGCACTCTAGCCGCGAACCTGATCTGTCCAATTTGGAGATTCTGGAAGTTGCTATAGAATCCACGCAAGACCTTGAGCCGAGTGAGGCACTTGGCAGCGCCAGTGATGCAATTTTCTACATAAGGTACAAGGACTTGTCTCGGGTTAAAAATGATGTTGATCGCATTGCTATAGTCAGAAGAATCTGCCATCAGCAGACGGGAACTTTTAGACTCGTGGGTCGGATCAAGACGATACCACAGAAGAATAAGAGTTCCCGTACGTCAATTTTGTTAAAGCTGGATTTAGGCCTCTACAATCCATGGCGTTTATCTAGTCCTAGGCTAGCTCAAGGCAAAAGAAAACGTGGAGTTCTCTTGGCTCGGCTCCGCCGTCTTCACAAGACTGTCCGCTAAGTAAAATGATAAGAGTAAGACCACCGACTGTCCGCCAAGTTATTTGGTGCCTTTGGATAATTTTAGAGAGAAAATCACTTTGACTcttatttattagttaactaTGATTTTTATGTGTTcatgtaatataaatattaacaaaataattgtatcataataattaattaatattttatttttatttagttcttttataatttgagatataatttgttaaaaataatattatgttttttctttagaaTTTTTGTAATTCACAATATAATAAGATAAGTGAATGCTGTTGACCTCTCAGATAGAGTTTTAGAGTTTTGCGGAAGTAACATGTCGTTGATTGAAAAAACTTCGGAAAaccaattaaaatatttagtttcttCACGTTATTTGTCTTCTGTTATGTATTCGGAGAGAGAATGCAGATAAGGTTCAGAATCAGATGGCTTTTCACAGCTAAAATATATTCAGTCATGATTGAATATCAATCTTGTGGGTTTTGGAGATCGAGAAGGATTAGAATCTCTCGACTTTGCTGTGTGTGGCGagatgataaaaatattataagaccaacaaaaaattaaatatcatgCAGTTCTATTGGTAACATCCAGGGCCGGCTCAAACGTTTTACAGACCCTGGggcaaaacttaaaaaatgacCCTTAGcttcgacaaaaaaaaactgacgcTTACATATAAAACTGTAGTTTTGATATTATAGCTACTAAGCAATATAAAACAGTTTTTGTTTGAAAAGGCATACCCAGAGAAACctgaaacaataaacaaaaacaatccTCTTGGATTTTCGAAAAAAATTGCtcaataccaaaacaaaatcaGTGATTTGTTTGTAATCCTTTATGCACGTGTCTTCTCTTATACTAATTGATAGTCTATACATGTAAAATCATCTCAGTTTATGTAGGAAtcaaagaaccaaaaaaaaaaagaaccaatgATTTTTTAGAAGTTCAAgtgtagagaaaaaaaaacagaatagtAAACAAATATTAAGGATCACTTACAGAAAATAATCAGCAATGCAAATCCTTGAAGAATCAAGATTTTGAGATCTTCTGAAACTGTACCATCGTTAGAAACGTGAACAGTTTttaggagagaaagaagaaatttgatcaatataattatgtttttaaacggCTAACTAATTAATgctaattatattattttattagttaattataatttggtgaaaatatatatatagattatcaTGATTAAGATTTTGTTTCCATAAATTtagatttgtaaaaaaaaatcattaatttcgttttattaaaaagtaacatttatagttgacaaaaaaacaattatagtaACATTGACaataaaactcaaaatatactactacatattaaaaaaaaaaattatgggcTCCACCAGCAGTGGGCCCTGGGGCGGTCGCACTACTGGCACTTGCTCCTCAGCCGGCGCTTGTCACATCCATTGTTAGTAGTTGCACTCTCTaagtttctctctctaaatGTCTCTCTAAAGTTCTCTAGTTTTCCAGACCTTATCTCATCTTTGATAAGTTCTGATTTCTATCTTCCATACACAAGATGCGATCCAACTCTTAGCTGTGATTCTTCTTGATCGATCTCCGTCAATACAACTCTGTCAACACGACTTTCGGGGGAGGTGATTATCCTAACAGTGGTTGAGCTCGATCGAAAAGGCTGAGGTAGTGCCTGAATCGCTCCCTATACCTGGAAAATCACCGAGCTCGTCTGATCAATAAGACTTTGTCAACACGACGTGATCAGTCTAAGAACGGCTATTATCCAGTGAACTGATTCAAACCTTCTCTAGTACTTATTTAGGGTTATGACgattttttcataataaaaagggccaaaaatatttttgcttcTAGACCAATATTTATCAGACCCGGACCTGGCTGCATTGCAGCATGCATGGCGACACTAACTCGGTTCTTTTGACTTCTATATAAGCATATTAGAGTTAATTACTGATGTGTATACAACACGAAAGCTCCTAATTTgttgaaatgaaaataacaattcattcaaattttgttgttttaaaCCGAGAACGGTTTAGCCTCATGGAAATATTCAAAATGCTGCTAGTTTATGCGTATTTGATTTGAATTATTATATCCCTGTCGTGGGTGTTTTACTAGTCTTGTTCAAAACATTCCTGCGTTTTTTTTAACTTCTCTTGAATTGAATTGATTTTAACTGTTATTAAGGCTATCTGAGAGACTAAACCACACTCCTTATGTGAATCTTATACAACTGTTCTTTAATGTGAAGAACAAAAGTCTCCAACTCCAATACATCTAAAGACTTTAATGAGACTTTGCTTGAAGCCATTGAAGAACAGATCACGAAtacatattcttcttcttcttctatttgATAAATAGAGATGATCTAGTATGGTTTTGTTCATTTTTGAAAAGTTACCTTAAACCTGAAATCCTCTACCAGATTTCAGCCAAAACCAAGGCTTAACCGGGAATATATCATAGTTTTGGCTTCTTGTATAGCCATTATTCTGACCACTTTCTTGGTGCTAATGATGATAAATTGATAAGTGGTCCGTAGCTTACCTTCTCCAATCTCTTTTCCAGGTATAGCCAATTTAGACAAAAACCCCTTAAAACAGAAAAGCTTGAGAGCTCAATAAATGTAAAACACACAACCAACCTCTCAGTTTCTCTATGTAATTTTCCTTCCTCTCTCTATCATTCATTTATAACCTTCATTCGAGAAGCTTCTCTCTTTACCCATCTATAGGTCCACAAGAGTCTTGAGTTCTCTGTATATAACAGAATACAGAAATGAAGCTTTTTTCAATGGAGTTCCTGTCTTTTCTTGTCTGATCTTTGTCTTTTACCTCTTATCCAATCCTTGTCTGTTTCCTCCATCAACCACACAAACAAAAAGAACCTCATCTGTAAACAGGTGTTTATCCAAAGATGAAAAAGATTCTGAAGCTTGTGGACATGGAAAAGAAACTGATAATGCTAATGTTGCTTCTGCAACTTCTGTCCTTAAACTCTTTGTCTCTGGTTCAGTCCTCATCCAAACCAACTGCAAATATCACTGTAACGGGTCTTGTTTATTGCGATGTCTGTTCCACCAACAGTTTCTCCAAACACAGCTACTTCATGCCCGGTAAAGAATTCAAGCAAAATATCTTATAACTGCTAAATCCAAGTTAATATGTCTATCACTTTTGTTTTAACTGAATAAAAGCAGGTGTGGAAGTGAGAATAATCTGCAGATTTAAGACAGCTTCATCAAAAACTAGGGAGATGATCACGTTCTCTGCAAATCGAACCACGAACGAGCTTGGACTCTACAAGGTAGATATAAAATCTGTGGAAGGTGTTTCTTGCGCCACAGAAGCGAACAAAGATTCTCTAGTGGCTTCTTGTCAGGCGAGCTTGATCGGTAGCTCCTCGGATTCCTGCAACGTTCCTGGCTACAAAACTACAACGGAACAGGTTAAGTCCAAGAGGTCTAATCTCTGTGTCTACCGATTCACCTCCTTGAATTTCAGACCGTTTAAGAAGAATATTGACTTGTGTGGCAAGCAATAGAAAATAAGCTGCAAATTCTATCACTGTTTACTTCTACGAGAACTCTATTATTGTCTTCTTGTCCTCTGTTATTTATATTTGGACTTTgtttacaatttatttatataaatataatattattttttattaaaactcaaCACTGcagaaataaatcaaaaataatataacatattacAATATAGTTGGAGATATAAATTTATGGTTGAAACTTGATGCAGGAtacatttagcaaaaaaaaaaaaaacttgatgcAGGATACAGACAAGTTTAAGATGAAGATAGccctaaataataataattaataataataataataataataataataataataataataataataataataataataataataataataataataataataataataataattcagcagaaaccaaaaacacacaaaagaaaaGCAGAGCAAAACGAATAACTTTTGACAATAATTGccagatttttttgtttgtcttctTGTTGTTCATATCATATCTGTAAAAACTGTTCTTGAAACACATCCATGGCTGAAGCAGGAAGTCCAAGAAGCACATTGATGCTTCTCCTTTGTTCTCCATGAGACAGAAACAGAGTCACTTCTTTCTCAGGCAAAGCTACTGGACCGGACAAAATCGGTTCTCCCCAACCGAAATCCGTGGTATGGAAACCCAATCTCGACCATGTAGTGATCAAAAGAGTGGAAGAAAGAGATGGTCTTGCTCTTGTTACCTCAAAATAATCAATGGCAGATCTCATATATCCATCAGTTACCATCTTAATGGCTTCTCTTACTAATCCAACAGCGTAACTCAAAGGTTTCTCGGTTAGCTCTCCAGCTTCACAGATTGAGTTTGTGAGAACTATTCCATTCCCGAAGTACCCTTTTGGCAATTGAGGCTCAAACTTGGCTCTACCATCAACGGCGAAGAGAAGCTTCGTTTTCTGATCAGTCAACATCTTCAATGACTTGGTTCTTGCTCTCCACACAAAAGCAGACAAAGCTTCGAAAGTTGTACAGGAGTTACCAAGGAGAGATTCACTGTTCTCTGTTGCTTGGAGCTTAAGTTTCTTGATTTTCTCTGGGTCAAAGCAGAAGGATCTATGGAGAGTTGGCTCTTTGGTGTAAAGAGAGTTGATGTTGGATTTATCTTCGATCTCTTCGAATTCTTGGTGAAGATTCTCGATCTTTGGAGGGTTTCTTGCACTGAGAATGGTTCTGTCCGTGAAAGGAGGAGTTGTTAATGGTAAGCCTCTAGCGACTTGACCCCATGAGTTAACAAACTCCATAGCTCCAATACCATCGAACATACAATGGTTCATACAGAGTCCAAGAACAAACCCTCCACACTTGAATTTAGTCACCTATTTAAAACCAACTAACAAATTAGATCTCATCTTAAAACcctaaacaacaacaaaaatatatattgtttttttggattatacaaaaaaatattgcttgaggaagaagaaaagtaGTAAACCTGAGCAGTAACAGGAGGGACTTCAAGAATATTCTTGGCGTCTACAACATCATAGACAAGTTTCCCTAATGTTTCGGGGTCTGGTTTGGTGATGTCACCAATCTCATCCATCTTACAGGTTGCTTCAGCTTCAACAAACACAACTCCTTCTTCAGTACAGTCCACAGCGAGTTTACCTGAAGTTTACACCATTAAGGACGTTAATTAATGTTGTTGCCTGAGTTAAAGTCTTACAGAGACCGAAGCATTGATTGTTTTTCAATAAAGTACCTTCAGGACTTATGGTGAGACGTCCAGAAAGAGGGTAGTAATGAACAAGTACTTGACTCAGAGCTTTCTTAATCACTTGTACTGCATCCTCGTTTCCTCTCTCCTCAGATTTGAAACAGTATATTGTACGAACGATCACGGCGATGTTTTGATCAAGATTCGACAAGAAGTAAAGACCCTTTGGTGTCTCGGATTCGGGTTTGACCAAAGCAGCTGGTTCCTTTTGAAAAACCTCGAGATGAATGTTTGCTCctttcatgttgttgttgttgttgttctccacTGAAGCAGAGAGTGTCACTTCCTTGTTGTTGTTTTCCGCACCCTGAAGTACAAAAATTATAGAAGGGTGAATATGAAAAGATCTTTAAAGACTTTGTGAAACCAAACAAGAACATGAAATATCACAAACCATATTCCTATCCAAATAGAGGAAGCAgcaactttttcaaaaaatagagGAAGCAGCAAACTAATGCGGTTTGTGGGAAAAAAATGGAACTTTATTTTTGGGGGTTTAACAAGTGATGAATGTTATGAAGTCGAGTTGGATTCTCATGAGATATATATGGGGAAATTAAAGAGGAATATCATGGGACCCGCAAGCTCATAACGTGAGAATAATGTGAAAGAGAGAATACATGGACGGCCTTGATTGCAAGATTgcgtttttatttattaaaacgaATGAAGAGTTATATTAACAAATCgtatttcaatatttttctaTACATTGAGGTTTAACGTATTTCATATAGTTAGGGTTAGGTGACTGAATAAATGACCTAACACAACAAACACTAATGTGTTCTTTTTTGGTAGTTGAGAGTAGGCCTCCCAATTTTTGGATGACTTGTTATTTATCTTTCTCTCTTGACCATGTTTCCTGAATATATGTCTTTCTTTTACTTAAATTTATTCTCTTTCTCTAAGAAAACGTCAACCAGACAACACAAAAACggtttaagtaaaaaaaaaagagaaagtttATTCAATTTGAATATATCAACGGTTCTTACATTTGCCAAATTTGTTTGCTCGACGAATGCAATCTTGGTACAATGAATACTCATTTACTCAGAAAACACCTCTATTCAATTTGAATATATCAACGGTTCTTATATTTACCTAGTTTATTCGCTTGAAGGATGCAATCTTGATCCAATGGTTTACTCATTTACTCAGAAAACACAAGGGTTTGTTTTCATGAAAAACATGTGTTTGTTTTGACCGAGTGATTGTAGTCGAATGGTAAGGAGATGGAACTAAGA
The sequence above is drawn from the Raphanus sativus cultivar WK10039 chromosome 7, ASM80110v3, whole genome shotgun sequence genome and encodes:
- the LOC108816354 gene encoding UPF0725 protein EMB2204-like isoform X2, giving the protein MEIGGETIVPWLTTEEGMSNYMRILRESKMGLHGYNLFQGKNLQFSGVNRYNKSFRPATSSYYITLEAKNPTIGLVQTFQTTVSEVSFGELILSCKVARPYGETNTIHIGEENKRNDQMCISLLGRMMPKLPQHNPFQKTKRSYVLNKSELQDNDCISLYLELAIATTNRHSSREPDLSNLEILEVAIESTQDLEPSEALGSASDAIFYIRYKDLSRVKNDVDRIAIVRRICHQQTGTFRLVGRIKTIPQKNKSSRTSILLKLDLGLYNPWRLSSPRLAQGKRKRGVLLARLRRLHKTVR
- the LOC108816354 gene encoding UPF0725 protein EMB2204-like isoform X1 — its product is MEIGGETIVPWLTTEEGMSNYMRILRESKGFDSCSLLLPCIFTVTENICNNPPCCALVRLYAKMGLHGYNLFQGKNLQFSGVNRYNKSFRPATSSYYITLEAKNPTIGLVQTFQTTVSEVSFGELILSCKVARPYGETNTIHIGEENKRNDQMCISLLGRMMPKLPQHNPFQKTKRSYVLNKSELQDNDCISLYLELAIATTNRHSSREPDLSNLEILEVAIESTQDLEPSEALGSASDAIFYIRYKDLSRVKNDVDRIAIVRRICHQQTGTFRLVGRIKTIPQKNKSSRTSILLKLDLGLYNPWRLSSPRLAQGKRKRGVLLARLRRLHKTVR
- the LOC108814587 gene encoding uncharacterized protein LOC108814587 isoform X1 encodes the protein MKKILKLVDMEKKLIMLMLLLQLLSLNSLSLVQSSSKPTANITVTGLVYCDVCSTNSFSKHSYFMPAGVEVRIICRFKTASSKTREMITFSANRTTNELGLYKVDIKSVEGVSCATEANKDSLVASCQASLIGSSSDSCNVPGYKTTTEQVKSKRSNLCVYRFTSLNFRPFKKNIDLCGKQ
- the LOC108814587 gene encoding pollen allergen Che a 1 isoform X2, whose product is MKKILKLVDMEKKLIMLMLLLQLLSLNSLSLVQSSSKPTANITVTGLVYCDVCSTNSFSKHSYFMPGVEVRIICRFKTASSKTREMITFSANRTTNELGLYKVDIKSVEGVSCATEANKDSLVASCQASLIGSSSDSCNVPGYKTTTEQVKSKRSNLCVYRFTSLNFRPFKKNIDLCGKQ
- the LOC108816156 gene encoding omega-hydroxypalmitate O-feruloyl transferase, which gives rise to MGAENNNKEVTLSASVENNNNNNMKGANIHLEVFQKEPAALVKPESETPKGLYFLSNLDQNIAVIVRTIYCFKSEERGNEDAVQVIKKALSQVLVHYYPLSGRLTISPEGKLAVDCTEEGVVFVEAEATCKMDEIGDITKPDPETLGKLVYDVVDAKNILEVPPVTAQVTKFKCGGFVLGLCMNHCMFDGIGAMEFVNSWGQVARGLPLTTPPFTDRTILSARNPPKIENLHQEFEEIEDKSNINSLYTKEPTLHRSFCFDPEKIKKLKLQATENSESLLGNSCTTFEALSAFVWRARTKSLKMLTDQKTKLLFAVDGRAKFEPQLPKGYFGNGIVLTNSICEAGELTEKPLSYAVGLVREAIKMVTDGYMRSAIDYFEVTRARPSLSSTLLITTWSRLGFHTTDFGWGEPILSGPVALPEKEVTLFLSHGEQRRSINVLLGLPASAMDVFQEQFLQI